One region of Oryza sativa Japonica Group chromosome 10, ASM3414082v1 genomic DNA includes:
- the LOC136353734 gene encoding proline-rich receptor-like protein kinase PERK2, whose protein sequence is MAAFHGRRAPFPPPFPAPPVAGSLPTPIKWNPHPSFYRFSPFPSLPVVVSPLPAFSFSLSDAGRPPAASPSSPERRPVAPSPPSASQPPPLPRSALRFAGKSPETCPRRQNSGVAATVLPPAAPAAPLRCGPAAPSPLSASPRRPPPRPALGFTGTPSSASVSPSASPEFLRQPRLPCLCAGRRRHLHPRHCSGKVALALALALASPPPERRRCPSSSSPFILAGSSSRGTASVVGIAAACSSPSSPPCSRCRLPSSSPRRPRSSSSSSSRRSRSSWRSSLRQAVLVRRPRSSSVPLQPRRRLRPRLRVVKPRAGRVSPSSKDRRRSRPLAVRPRSSRPPPPRPFVVVVPTPRRVVACSFACVLRVASVVPEVPEAWFAVVAEGSEGRYL, encoded by the exons ATGgccgccttccatggccgccgggcgcCTTTTCCGCCaccgttccccgctcctcccgtggccggctccctccccacgcctataaaatggaatccccatccttcgttctatcgttttagccccttcccgagcctccccgtggtcgtatcacctctccccgccttctccttctctctctccgacgccggccggcctccagccgcctctccctcctcgcccgagcgccgtccggtcgcgccatcgccgccctcggcctcgcagccgcctcctctcccccggtcagccctccgtttcgcggggaaatcaccggagacgtgtcctcgccggcaaaacagtggcgttgccgccactgtactgcctccagccgcccctgccgcgccgctcaGGTGCGGGCCGGCTGCGCCGTCTCCTCTctcggcgtcgccgcgtcgacctccaccccggcctgctcTCGGTTTCACCGGAACGCCGTCGTCCGCGTCGGTctcgccctccgcctcgccggagttcctCCGGCAGCCCCGTCTGCCGTGcctgtgcgccggccgacgtcgccatctccaCCCCCGGCAttgcagcggcaaggtcgccctcgccctcgccctcgccctcgcctcccctccacccgaacgccgccggtgtccgtcatcgtcttcaccgttcatcctcgccggctcgtcgtctcgcggcaccgcctccgtcgtcggcatcgcagcggcgtgttcctcgccatcctcgcctccgtgcagccgctgccggctgccctcgtcgtctcctcgccggccccggtcgtcgtcgtcgtcgtcctcccgtcgttcccggtcgtcgtggcgttcgtccctccgtcaagccgttctcgtccgtcgtccgcgttcgtcaagtgtgccgctgcagccccgtcgtcgtcttcgtcctcggctccgcgtcgtcaagcctcgtgccggccgcgtctcgccttcatccaaggatcgccgccgaagtcgtcccctcgccgttcgtcccCGTAgttcccggccgcctccgccgcgcccgttcgtcgttgtcgttcccacgcctcgtcgcgtggtg gcttgtagctttgcttgtgtgcttcgcgtagcttctgtcgttccggaggttcccgaagcgtggttcgcggtcgtcgccgaaggttcggaaggccgttatctctga
- the LOC136353620 gene encoding proline-rich receptor-like protein kinase PERK2, whose amino-acid sequence MAAFHGRRAPFPPPFPAPPVAGSLPTPIKWNPHPSFYRFSPFPSLPVVVSPLPAFSFSLSDAGRPPAASLSSPERRPVAPSPPSASQPPPLPRSALRFAGKSPETCPRRQNSGVAATVVPPAAPAAPLRCGPAAPSPPSASPRRPPPRPALGFTGTPSSASVSPSASPEFLRQPRPPCLCAGRRRHLHPRHCSGKVALALTLALASPPPERRRCPSSSSPFILAGSSSRGAASVVGIAAACSSPSSPPCSRCRLPSSSPRRPRSSSSSSSRRSRSSWRSSLRQAVLVRRPRSSSVPLQPRRRLRPRLRVVKPRAGRVSPSSKDRRRSRPLAVRPRSSRPPPPRPFVVVVPTPRRVVACSFACVLRVAFVVPEVPEAWFAVVAEGSEGRSL is encoded by the coding sequence ATGgccgccttccatggccgccgggcgccttttccgccgccgttccccgctcctcccgtggccggctccctccccacgcctataaaatggaatccccatccttcgttctatcgttttagccccttcccgagcctccccgtggtcgtatcacctctccccgccttctccttctctctctccgacgccggccggcctccagccgcctctctctcctcgcccgagcgccgtccggtcgcgccatcgccgccctcggcctcgcagccgcctcctctcccccggtcagccctccgtttcgcggggaaatcaccggagacgtgtcctcgccggcaaaacagtggcgttgccgccactgtagtgcctccagccgcccctgccgcgccgctcaGGTGCGGGCCGGctgcgccgtctcctccctcggcgtcgccgcgtcgacctccaccccggcctgccctcggtttcaccggaacgccgtcgtccgcgtcggtctcgccctccgcctcgccggagttcctCCGGCAGCCCCGTCCGCCGTGcctgtgcgccggccgacgtcgccatctccaCCCCCGGCAttgcagcggcaaggtcgccctcgccctcaccctcgccctcgcctcccctccacccgaacgccgccggtgtccgtcgtcgtcttcaccgttcatcctcgccggctcgtcgtctcgcggcgccgcctccgtcgtcggcatcgcagcggcgtgttcctcgccatcctcgcctccgtgcagccgctgccggctgccctcgtcgtctcctcgccggccccggtcgtcgtcgtcgtcgtcctcccgtcgttcccggtcgtcgtggcgttcgtccctccgtcaagccgttctcgtccgtcgtccgcgttcgtcaagtgtgccgctgcagccccgtcgtcgtcttcgtcctcggctccgcgtcgtcaagcctcgtgccggccgcgtctcgccttcatccaaggatcgccgccgaagtcgtcccctcgccgttcgtcccCGTAgttcccggccgcctccgccgcgcccgttcgtcgttgtcgttcccacgcctcgtcgcgtggtg